In one window of Mercurialis annua linkage group LG4, ddMerAnnu1.2, whole genome shotgun sequence DNA:
- the LOC126678763 gene encoding NADH dehydrogenase [ubiquinone] iron-sulfur protein 1, mitochondrial, with translation MGLGLLASRLIKPHTATANPRNLLLLRSIVTKPGLQSPEASAAAAAEPAPPPDLPPRTPVGGARVHFQNPEDAIEVFVDGFPVKIPKGMTVLQACEVAGVDIPRFCYHSRLSIAGNCRMCLVEVEKSPKPVASCAMPALPGMKIKTDTPVAKKAREGVMEFLLMNHPLDCPICDQGGECDLQDQSMAFGSDRGRFTEMKRSVVDKNLGPLVKTVMTRCIQCTRCVRFATEVAGVQDLGVLGRGSGEEIGTYVEKLMTSELSGNVIDICPVGALTSKPFAFKARNWELKGTESIDVTDAVGSNIRIDSRGPEVMRILPRLNEDINEEWISDKTRFCYDGLKRQRLNDPMIRGADGRFKVVSWRDAFAIVAEVMHQVKPEEIVGIAGKLSDAESMMALKDFLNRMGSNNVRCEGNGPSPNADLRSGYIMNSSISALEKADVFLLVGTQPRVEAAMVNARIRKTVCATNAKVGYIGPPTDFNYDCQHLGTGPQTLLEIAEGRHPFFSAISNAKNPAIIVGAGIFEREDKDAIFSAVEAIAKKANAVRPDWNGFNVLLHHAAQAAALDLGLVPESGENIESAKFVYLMGADDVNLDKLPNDAFVVYQGHHGDSGVYRANVILPASAFSEKEGTYVNTEGRAQQTLPAVPTVGDARDDWKIIRALSEVSGAPLPYNSLGAIRSRIKTVAPNLLSIDEREPATFWGSLKPECTQKISPTPFKSVVENFYMTDAITRASKIMAQCSALLLKK, from the exons ATGGGGTTAGGGTTGTTAGCTTCACGCCTCATCAAACCCCACACTGCCACAGCAAACCCTAGAAATCTCCTCCTCCTCCGTTCAATCGTTACCAAACCGGGACTCCAATCCCCTGAGGCATCCGCCGCAGCTGCCGCCGAGCCCGCACCGCCTCCAGATCTTCCGCCGCGAACGCCAGTAGGCGGCGCTCGTGTGCACTTTCAAAATCCCGAGGATGCGATTGAAGTATTCGTTGACGGTTTTCCGGTGAAAATACCGAAGGGAATGACGGTGTTACAAGCGTGTGAAGTAGCCGGAGTTGACATTCCTAGGTTTTGTTACCATAGTCGGCTTTCAATTGCCGGTAACTGCCGTATGTGTCTCGTTGAAGTTGAAAAATCTCCTAAACCTGTTGCCTCCTGTGCTATGCCAGCTCTTCCTG GAATGAAGATAAAGACCGACACGCCTGTGGCGAAGAAAGCACGGGAAGGGGTAATGGAGTTTTTGCTGATGAATCATCCGTTAGATTGTCCAATTTGTGATCAAGGTGGAGAGTGTGATCTTCAGGATCAGTCTATGGCATTTGGATCTGATCGCGGACGTTTCACTGAAATGAAGCGATCTGTTGTGGATAAGAATCTTGGTCCTTTGGTCAAGACTGTCATGACTCGCTGTATTCAATGCACAAG GTGTGTTAGGTTTGCAACGGAGGTTGCCGGAGTACAAGATCTTGGCGTTTTAGGTCGTGGCAGTGGAGAAGAGATAGGAACTTATGTTGAAAAGCTCATGACAAGTGAACTTTCTGGAAATGTGATAGATATTTGTCCAGTTGGGGCCCTTACCTCCAAGCCTTTTGCATTTAAAGCCCGAAATTGGGAATTGAAAGGAACAGAGAGCATTGATGTCACTGATGCTGTTGGGTCCAACATTCGGATCGATAGCAGAGGTCCAGAGGTCATGCGTATTCTTCCACGGCTGAACGAG GACATCAATGAAGAATGGATTTCAGATAAGACTCGGTTTTGTTATGATGGTTTGAAGAGGCAGAGGCTAAATGATCCCATGATTCGTGGAGCTGATGGGCGCTTCAAGGTTGTGAGCTGGCGTGATGCCTTTGCCATAGTTGCGGAAGTTATGCATCAAGTTAAACCAGAGGAAATTGTTGGAATTGCTGGAAAGCTGTCTGATGCTGAATCCATGATGGCACTTAAGGATTTCTTAAACAGAATGGGGTCAAATAATGTGCGGTGTGAAGGAAATGGCCCAAGCCCGAATGCTGATCTTCGATCTGGATATATCATGAACAGTAGCATTAGTGCTCTTGAGAAGGCAGATGTATTCCTTTTGGTTGGCACCCAG CCAAGAGTAGAAGCTGCTATGGTTAACGCAAGAATTCGCAAGACAGTTTGTGCAACCAATGCTAAGGTTGGTTATATTGGCCCTCCCACCGATTTCAACTATGACTGTCAGCATCTGGGCACTGGACCTCAAACCCTTCTTGAAATTGCTGAGGGTCGCCATCCCTTTTTCTCAGCAATCTCAAATGCTAAAAACCCAGCGATCATTGTCGGTGCTGGAATTTTTGAGAGAGAAGACAAGGATGCAATTTTCTCTGCTGTAGAGGCGATTGCAAAGAAGGCTAATGCTGTAAGACCTGACTGGAATGGATTCAATGTATTACTTCACCATGCTGCCCAAGCTGCTGCCCTTGACCTTGGACTTGTACCGGAATCTGGCGAGAATATCGAGTCTGCTAAGTTTGTGTATTTGATGGGTGCTGATGATGTGAACTTGGACAAGCTGCCAAATGATGCTTTCGTCGTATACCAGGGTCACCATGGGGACTCTGGTGTATATCGTGCCAACGTCATTTTACCAGCATCAGCATTCAGTGAAAAGGAAGGGACTTATGTAAATACCGAGGGGCGTGCACAACAAACATTGCCTGCAGTTCCTACAGTTGGTGATGCCAGGGATGATTGGAAGATAATCCGAGCTCTCTCTGAGGTATCAGGGGCACCCTTACCCTATAATTCACTCGGAGCCATCCGATCCCGCATTAAGACTGTGGCACCAAACCTATTGAGCATAGATGAGAGAGAGCCAGCTACATTTTGGGGTTCACTGAAGCCTGAGTGCACTCAGAAAATAAGCCCGACACCGTTTAAGTCTGTCGTAGAGAATTTTTACATGACTGATGCTATTACCAGGGCATCAAAGATAATGGCACAATGCAGTGCACTTCTATTGAAGAAATGA
- the LOC126678765 gene encoding UDP-glycosyltransferase 73C12-like encodes MHSQAIDELHFILFPLMAQGHMIPMVDIAKLLAQHNIFVTIVTTPLNSARFTSVLARAIDSGLRIQVVELRFPVEKAGLPKGCENFDKLPSLELSVNFFRAASELEQPVDELFGRLTPKPSCIISDMTLPWTINIAKRWKIPRISFNGFSCFCMLCMNNVSVSGILETIASETEYFVVPDLPDRIEITKEQLLKPFVNMEDYHEQIIAAEQESYGLIINTFEELEKAYVRQYKKAKGDKRVWCIGPVSLCNKDRLDKAERGNKASINENECLKWLDTWQSGSVIYACLGSLNNLSPAHMIELGLGLEASDRPFVWVIRGDDKSREVEKWIEESGFEQRIKERGLIIHGWAPQVLILSHSAVGGFLTHCGWNSTLEAISAGLPMVTWPLFADQFLNEKLVVQVLKIGVSAGVEAPEKWREEEQLGVSVKRETITRAVDELMREGEESKERRRKAKQLGKLANRATEEDGSSSINVKLLIQDIVHHKNHEQIGDIDILI; translated from the coding sequence ATGCATTCCCAAGCCATTGATGAGCTTCACTTCATCTTATTTCCTCTAATGGCACAAGGCCACATGATTCCTATGGTAGATATTGCAAAACTATTAGCTCAACATAACATTTTTGTCACCATAGTCACTACACCACTTAATTCTGCTAGATTTACATCAGTTCTTGCTCGTGCCATTGATTCGGGCCTCCGAATCCAAGTTGTGGAGCTTCGATTCCCGGTGGAAAAAGCCGGACTGCCGAAAGGGTGTGAGAATTTTGACAAGCTGCCTTCTCTTGAATTGAGTGTCAACTTTTTCAGAGCAGCTAGTGAGCTTGAACAGCCAGTGGACGAATTGTTCGGAAGGTTAACTCCGAAACCAAGTTGTATAATCTCTGATATGACTCTGCCTTGGACTATTAACATTGCTAAAAGATGGAAAATTCCAAGAATTTCTTTTAATGGATTCTCCTGTTTTTGTATGTTGTGTATGAATAATGTTTCTGTTTCAGGAATTTTAGAGACTATAGCTTCTGAAACAGAATATTTTGTTGTTCCTGACTTGCCTGATCGTATTGAGATAACAAAAGAGCAGCTTCTGAAGCCGTTCGTTAATATGGAAGACTATCACGAACAAATCATCGCAGCTGAACAGGAGAGTTACGGATTGATTATAAATACATTTGAAGAATTGGAGAAAGCTTATGTTAGACAATACAAGAAAGCAAAAGGAGATAAAAGAGTTTGGTGCATTGGTCCTGTTTCGTTATGCAATAAAGATAGATTGGATAAGGCTGAAAGAGGCAACAAAGCATCGATCAACGAAAACGAGTGCTTGAAATGGCTTGATACTTGGCAATCAGGTTCTGTCATTTACGCCTGTCTCGGAAGCCTCAACAATCTAAGTCCTGCACATATGATAGAGCTTGGTTTAGGCTTAGAGGCGTCGGATAGACCATTTGTTTGGGTTATAAGAGGGGACGATAAGTCCAGAGAAGTAGAGAAATGGATTGAAGAAAGCGGATTCGAGCAGAGAATCAAAGAAAGAGGACTCATTATTCACGGCTGGGCACCACAGGTGCTGATCCTGTCTCACTCTGCAGTTGGAGGATTCTTGACGCATTGCGGTTGGAATTCAACACTTGAAGCAATAAGCGCCGGATTGCCTATGGTTACATGGCCACTTTTTGCAGACCAATTTTTAAACGAGAAGTTGGTTGTTCAAGTACTGAAGATTGGTGTAAGTGCTGGAGTGGAAGCTCCAGAGAAGTGGAGAGAGGAAGAGCAACTTGGCGTATCGGTTAAGAGGGAAACGATTACGAGGGCTGTCGATGAGTTGATGCGAGAAGGAGAGGAAAgcaaagaaagaagaagaaaggctAAACAACTTGGAAAGTTAGCAAACAGGGCAACTGAAGAAGATGGATCTTCTTCTATTAACGTTAAACTTCTAATCCAAGATATTGTGCACCACAAGAATCACGAGCAAATTGGTGATatcgacatactgatctaa